A genome region from Coprococcus phoceensis includes the following:
- a CDS encoding heavy metal translocating P-type ATPase — translation MRIHLLQNRMTYEQADILLYFLTNMKTVSSAKVYERTQDAVIRYTGDREVIIEEMKRFSYEKTEVPAGLLENSGRALNAAYQEKLINKVLFRYARKWFLPYPVNALYTAAISLKYIYKGLKVLCKGKIEVPVLDATAIGVSILRNDIDTAGSVMFLLGIGEILEEWTHKKSVDDLARTMSLNVGKVWLKQGEQDILVPVSDIQAGDQVVVHMGNVIPFDGTVADGEAMVNQASLTGESLPVRKVQGSSAYAGTVVEEGEVTITVKAVGGSSRFEKIVTMIEESEKLKSALEGKAEHLADKLVPYTLAGTALTYLLTRNITKALSILMVDFSCALKLAMPISVLSAIREAGVHNITVKGGKFLEAAAEADTIVFDKTGTLTKAKPTVVDVVSFNGEDPDELLRIAACMEEHFPHSMAKAVVNAAKKKKLDHEEMHSKVEYMVAHGISTMINEKKAIIGSYHFVFEDEKCMIPEGKEALFASLPVEYSHLYLAIEKELAAVICIEDPLREEAADVIEILRESGISKIVMMTGDSEHTAAAIARRVGVDEYYSEVLPEDKADFVEKEKAKGRKVIMIGDGINDSPALSAADVGVAISDGAELAREIADIMIGAENLYELVILKQLSDGLMKRIKRNYRFIVTFNAGLILLGVSGILQPTTSALFHNMSTLGISLKSMQDLL, via the coding sequence ATGCGAATTCATCTTCTGCAAAACAGAATGACTTATGAGCAGGCAGATATTTTGCTGTATTTTTTAACCAACATGAAAACGGTTTCATCAGCGAAAGTGTATGAGCGCACGCAGGATGCTGTCATTCGCTATACCGGTGACCGAGAGGTCATTATAGAAGAAATGAAGAGATTTTCTTATGAAAAGACGGAGGTGCCGGCGGGACTTTTAGAAAATTCCGGCAGGGCGTTAAACGCTGCTTATCAGGAAAAGTTAATCAATAAAGTTTTGTTCCGGTATGCAAGAAAATGGTTTCTTCCATATCCGGTAAATGCCCTTTATACGGCGGCAATATCGTTAAAGTATATTTATAAGGGTTTAAAGGTGTTGTGTAAAGGAAAGATTGAAGTTCCGGTTCTTGACGCAACAGCGATTGGGGTTTCCATTTTACGAAATGATATTGATACGGCAGGTTCGGTCATGTTCCTGCTGGGAATCGGAGAAATTTTAGAAGAATGGACACATAAAAAATCAGTGGATGATCTTGCGAGAACAATGTCGTTGAATGTGGGGAAAGTATGGCTTAAACAGGGGGAACAAGACATTCTTGTTCCGGTGTCTGATATTCAGGCAGGAGATCAGGTTGTTGTACATATGGGAAATGTCATTCCGTTTGACGGCACAGTGGCAGATGGTGAGGCGATGGTCAATCAGGCGTCTCTTACCGGAGAATCTCTACCGGTAAGAAAAGTACAAGGAAGTTCTGCGTATGCAGGAACCGTGGTGGAAGAAGGCGAAGTGACGATTACGGTCAAAGCAGTGGGCGGCTCCAGCCGATTTGAAAAAATAGTCACAATGATCGAGGAGTCGGAGAAGCTGAAATCTGCATTGGAAGGCAAGGCGGAGCATCTGGCGGATAAACTTGTGCCGTATACACTTGCGGGCACAGCGCTGACCTATCTTTTGACACGTAATATCACGAAAGCACTGTCCATATTGATGGTCGATTTTTCCTGTGCATTAAAGCTTGCGATGCCGATTTCTGTCCTTTCAGCGATTCGAGAAGCAGGCGTGCATAATATTACAGTAAAAGGCGGTAAGTTTTTAGAGGCAGCGGCAGAGGCGGATACGATTGTGTTCGACAAGACAGGAACACTCACAAAAGCAAAGCCTACTGTAGTGGATGTCGTTTCGTTCAATGGAGAAGATCCGGATGAACTACTTCGGATTGCAGCATGCATGGAAGAACATTTTCCGCATTCTATGGCAAAAGCAGTCGTGAACGCTGCCAAGAAGAAAAAATTGGATCATGAGGAAATGCATTCGAAAGTGGAATACATGGTTGCACACGGAATTTCCACGATGATCAATGAGAAAAAGGCAATTATCGGAAGCTATCATTTTGTCTTTGAGGATGAAAAATGTATGATCCCAGAGGGGAAAGAAGCGCTTTTTGCATCACTTCCGGTGGAATACTCTCATCTGTATCTTGCGATTGAAAAAGAATTGGCAGCAGTCATCTGCATTGAAGACCCTCTCCGAGAGGAGGCGGCAGATGTCATTGAAATACTGCGAGAATCAGGCATTTCAAAGATCGTGATGATGACAGGGGACAGCGAGCACACTGCGGCAGCGATTGCAAGAAGAGTCGGTGTAGATGAATATTATTCAGAAGTACTTCCGGAAGATAAGGCTGATTTTGTGGAAAAAGAAAAGGCAAAAGGCAGAAAAGTCATCATGATCGGAGATGGCATCAACGACTCACCGGCGCTTTCGGCTGCTGATGTAGGAGTCGCAATCAGTGACGGAGCAGAGCTTGCAAGAGAAATTGCGGACATTATGATTGGTGCAGAAAACTTATATGAACTTGTAATATTAAAGCAGTTGAGCGATGGACTGATGAAACGAATCAAAAGAAATTACCGATTTATTGTTACTTTTAATGCAGGACTGATTTTACTTGGGGTGAGTGGAATCTTACAGCCGACTACGTCAGCATTGTTCCATAATATGTCAACACTTGGAATCAGCCTGAAGAGTATGCAGGATTTGCTGTAG
- a CDS encoding DUF6110 family protein, whose translation MLDCLKGINFKKTGIFAAGVLFGTAGIKLLSSKDAKKLYTNGTAAVLRAKECVMKTATTIQENAEDIYEEAKAINEERAVKEEQEFEETQTEEITEEAVEETVAE comes from the coding sequence ATGTTAGATTGTTTAAAAGGTATCAATTTTAAGAAAACAGGTATTTTTGCAGCAGGTGTGTTATTTGGGACAGCAGGAATCAAGCTATTATCAAGCAAAGATGCAAAGAAACTTTATACAAATGGAACGGCAGCGGTGCTTAGAGCAAAAGAATGTGTCATGAAGACTGCAACTACTATTCAGGAGAATGCAGAAGACATCTACGAAGAGGCAAAAGCAATCAATGAAGAAAGAGCAGTAAAAGAAGAGCAGGAGTTTGAAGAGACACAGACAGAAGAAATTACGGAAGAAGCTGTGGAAGAGACAGTGGCAGAATAG
- a CDS encoding Fur family transcriptional regulator translates to MQKEAIIQKLKERGCRITKQRLMLLDIIMEEDYSCCKEIYYRASQLDPQIGIATIYRMVNTLEEIGAISRKNMYRISDVCECDGQNGCVIEFEDHSVCRLSSNKLQSVMLAGLKACGYVNEQKIKHIALQPCPHM, encoded by the coding sequence ATGCAGAAGGAGGCTATCATTCAAAAACTGAAAGAACGAGGATGCAGAATTACAAAGCAGAGATTGATGTTGCTTGATATTATTATGGAGGAAGATTATTCCTGCTGTAAGGAAATCTATTACCGCGCATCGCAGTTAGATCCTCAGATTGGGATTGCGACGATATACAGAATGGTAAATACATTAGAGGAGATCGGAGCGATCAGCAGAAAAAACATGTATAGGATTTCGGATGTATGTGAGTGTGACGGTCAGAATGGATGTGTGATTGAGTTTGAAGATCATTCTGTGTGCCGGCTGTCATCAAACAAGCTTCAGTCGGTGATGCTTGCGGGACTGAAGGCATGCGGTTATGTGAATGAACAGAAAATTAAACACATTGCCTTGCAGCCATGCCCACATATGTAG
- a CDS encoding FeoB-associated Cys-rich membrane protein: MGTAVVGIALAGIVALIIRKMIRDKKNGKSIQCGGDCKHCGGHCH, from the coding sequence ATGGGAACAGCAGTTGTTGGCATTGCGTTAGCTGGAATCGTAGCACTGATTATCAGAAAAATGATTCGAGATAAGAAGAACGGAAAATCAATTCAATGTGGTGGAGACTGTAAACACTGTGGAGGACATTGTCACTAA
- the feoB gene encoding ferrous iron transport protein B, whose translation MSVKIALAGNPNCGKTTLFNALTGSNQFVGNWPGVTVEKKEGKLKGHKDVIIMDLPGIYSLSPYTLEEVVARNYLIGERPDAIINIVDGTNIERNLYLSTQLMELGIPVIMAVNMVDVLQKNGDKIYTDKLSKELGCEVVEISALKGTGIQKAAEKAVGLAQKKKAMTPVHAFSEDAENTIKTVENMLTGTVPEEQKRFFAIKLLEKDDKIQAQMKSVPDVSAEIQKMEELFDDDTESIITNERYVYISSIIHDCVKKNKQNKMTTSDKIDHIVTNRWLALPIFAAVMFLVYYISVTTVGTWVTDWTNDVLFGEIIPPAIEKFLVGIGCAGWLQGLILDGIVAGVGAVLGFVPQMLVLFLFLAFLEACGYMARVAFIMDRIFRKFGLSGKSFIPMLIGSGCGVPGIMASRTIENDRDRKMTIMTTTFIPCGAKLPIIALIAGALFDGAWWVAPSAYFVGIAAIICSGIILKKTKMFAGDPAPFVMELPAYHWPTVGNVLRSMWERGWSFIKKAGTIILLSTIVLWFLMNFGWGDGTFGMLEAEQLNDSILAHIGSVIAPIFVPLGWGDWKMAVAAVTGLIAKENVVGTFGILFGFAEVNADNGIEIWGQLAGSMTAVAAYSFLVFNLLCAPCFAAMGAIKREMNNAKWFWFAIGYQTGLAYIVSLCIYQIGTLISTGTFGAGTVVAFILVIGFIYLLVRPYKESKTLNVNMKGMVGAR comes from the coding sequence ATGTCAGTAAAGATAGCACTAGCAGGTAACCCAAACTGCGGAAAAACAACGTTGTTCAATGCTCTGACTGGTTCAAACCAATTTGTAGGAAACTGGCCTGGAGTAACAGTAGAAAAAAAAGAAGGAAAACTGAAAGGTCATAAAGATGTTATTATCATGGACCTTCCGGGAATTTATTCTTTGTCACCATATACATTAGAGGAAGTAGTGGCGAGAAACTATTTGATTGGCGAGAGACCTGACGCCATTATTAATATCGTAGATGGTACAAATATTGAGCGAAACTTATATTTGTCCACACAATTGATGGAACTTGGCATTCCGGTAATTATGGCAGTCAACATGGTAGATGTACTGCAAAAGAACGGAGACAAGATCTATACAGATAAGCTGAGCAAAGAGCTTGGCTGTGAAGTTGTCGAGATTTCAGCATTAAAAGGAACAGGAATTCAGAAAGCTGCGGAGAAGGCAGTAGGGCTTGCGCAGAAGAAAAAAGCGATGACGCCGGTACATGCATTCTCAGAAGATGCTGAAAATACGATTAAGACAGTTGAAAACATGCTGACGGGAACTGTTCCGGAAGAACAGAAGAGATTCTTTGCAATCAAGCTGTTGGAAAAAGATGATAAAATTCAGGCACAGATGAAATCTGTTCCGGATGTATCCGCAGAGATTCAAAAAATGGAAGAATTGTTTGACGATGACACAGAAAGTATCATTACAAATGAGAGATACGTATATATTTCTTCTATTATTCATGACTGTGTCAAGAAGAATAAACAGAATAAGATGACAACATCAGATAAGATCGACCATATCGTGACGAACAGATGGCTTGCGCTTCCGATCTTTGCGGCGGTTATGTTCCTTGTATATTATATTTCGGTCACAACGGTTGGAACTTGGGTGACAGATTGGACTAATGATGTATTGTTCGGAGAAATCATTCCGCCTGCGATTGAAAAATTCCTGGTCGGTATCGGCTGTGCAGGATGGCTTCAGGGATTGATTCTTGACGGTATTGTGGCTGGTGTAGGAGCAGTTCTTGGTTTTGTACCTCAGATGCTTGTGTTATTCTTGTTTCTTGCATTTTTGGAAGCGTGTGGATATATGGCGAGAGTTGCGTTTATCATGGATAGAATTTTCCGCAAATTTGGACTTTCCGGAAAATCATTTATCCCGATGCTGATCGGAAGCGGATGTGGTGTTCCGGGTATCATGGCGTCGAGAACGATTGAAAATGACCGTGACCGTAAGATGACAATCATGACAACAACATTTATTCCATGTGGAGCAAAACTTCCGATCATTGCATTGATTGCGGGAGCGTTGTTCGATGGCGCATGGTGGGTTGCACCAAGTGCTTACTTTGTTGGAATCGCAGCAATCATCTGTTCCGGTATCATTTTAAAGAAAACAAAGATGTTTGCGGGAGATCCGGCACCGTTTGTAATGGAACTTCCGGCGTATCACTGGCCAACAGTTGGAAACGTACTTAGAAGTATGTGGGAAAGAGGCTGGTCATTTATCAAAAAAGCAGGTACAATTATTCTGTTATCTACAATTGTATTGTGGTTCTTGATGAACTTTGGATGGGGTGACGGTACATTTGGTATGTTGGAGGCAGAACAATTGAACGACAGTATTTTAGCTCACATCGGAAGTGTGATTGCACCGATCTTTGTACCTCTTGGATGGGGCGACTGGAAAATGGCAGTTGCGGCAGTTACAGGATTGATTGCTAAAGAAAATGTAGTTGGTACATTTGGTATTTTATTTGGATTTGCGGAGGTAAATGCAGACAACGGTATCGAGATCTGGGGACAGCTTGCAGGAAGTATGACAGCGGTTGCGGCTTACTCATTCTTAGTGTTCAACCTTCTTTGTGCGCCTTGCTTTGCGGCGATGGGAGCGATTAAAAGAGAGATGAATAATGCAAAATGGTTCTGGTTTGCAATCGGATACCAGACAGGTCTTGCATACATTGTTTCACTTTGCATCTACCAGATTGGAACATTGATCAGCACCGGAACATTCGGCGCTGGAACTGTAGTAGCGTTTATATTAGTAATTGGGTTTATTTATCTGCTTGTCAGACCATACAAAGAAAGCAAGACATTAAATGTCAATATGAAAGGTATGGTAGGAGCAAGATAA
- a CDS encoding FeoA family protein gives MKTLKEVACGKTVKVKKLTGEGPVKRRIMDMGITKGVEIFVRKVAPLGDPVEVTVRGYELSLRKADAEMIEVE, from the coding sequence ATGAAAACGTTAAAGGAGGTAGCCTGCGGTAAGACCGTCAAGGTAAAGAAACTGACTGGTGAGGGACCGGTGAAGCGAAGAATCATGGATATGGGGATCACAAAAGGAGTAGAGATTTTTGTGAGAAAAGTAGCGCCGCTTGGTGATCCGGTGGAAGTAACAGTAAGAGGATATGAATTGTCGTTGAGAAAAGCAGATGCTGAGATGATAGAGGTAGAATAA
- a CDS encoding FeoA family protein, translating to MMPLTMVNPGEENVIKKVGGKEETRRFLENLGFVTGGVVTVISEIGGNMIVNVKDSRVAIGKDMANKIMV from the coding sequence ATGATGCCGTTAACGATGGTGAATCCAGGAGAAGAAAATGTAATTAAAAAAGTCGGTGGAAAAGAAGAGACAAGACGATTTTTAGAAAATCTTGGCTTTGTTACCGGCGGAGTAGTTACCGTAATCTCTGAAATCGGAGGTAACATGATTGTGAATGTGAAAGATTCCAGAGTTGCGATTGGGAAAGATATGGCAAACAAGATTATGGTTTAG
- a CDS encoding metal-dependent transcriptional regulator, whose amino-acid sequence MKPFVNESAENYLETILMLSKKLPVVRSVDIANELDFKKSSVSVAMKNLREKNHITVTDAGFIYLTESGREIAEMIYERHRLLSDWLIRLGVSEETANEDACRMEHVISAESFEAIKRHVK is encoded by the coding sequence ATGAAACCTTTTGTAAATGAATCCGCTGAGAATTATCTCGAGACGATTTTAATGTTGAGCAAAAAGTTACCGGTTGTCCGTTCTGTAGATATCGCAAACGAATTGGATTTTAAAAAATCAAGTGTAAGCGTTGCAATGAAAAACCTGCGTGAAAAGAATCATATTACAGTCACAGATGCCGGATTTATATATCTAACAGAATCCGGACGTGAAATAGCAGAGATGATCTATGAACGGCACCGTCTTTTGTCCGATTGGTTGATTCGCCTCGGCGTGTCGGAAGAGACAGCGAACGAAGACGCCTGCCGTATGGAACACGTGATCAGTGCAGAAAGCTTTGAAGCGATTAAAAGACATGTAAAATAA
- a CDS encoding YoaK family protein has translation MKRSRQMSESIRLGIILALSGGFMDAYSYMCRGKVFANAQTGNILLFGIYMSERQWDMAIRYLIPVIAFVTGIGVADLVRMKIKEKSIFHWRQLSVLSEAVVLFVVCFIPQKFNLPANSLTSLACGIQVESFRKIHGNGIATTMCIGNLRSATQQMCEYLGSKRKEHLKKGFLYYGIIFCFVIGAVLGNICVKYLSEKALIVCVVMLGMAFVMMFIDGEKQ, from the coding sequence GTGAAACGATCAAGACAAATGTCGGAGTCCATTCGGCTTGGAATTATACTTGCGCTTTCGGGAGGGTTTATGGATGCCTATTCCTATATGTGCAGAGGAAAGGTATTTGCGAATGCCCAGACGGGAAATATCTTATTATTTGGTATCTATATGTCGGAAAGACAGTGGGATATGGCAATCAGGTATTTAATTCCGGTCATTGCATTTGTGACCGGAATCGGAGTTGCAGATCTTGTCCGAATGAAGATTAAAGAAAAAAGTATTTTCCACTGGAGACAGCTGTCGGTGTTAAGTGAAGCAGTTGTATTATTTGTAGTCTGTTTCATACCGCAAAAGTTCAATCTTCCGGCAAATAGTCTGACGTCACTTGCCTGTGGGATACAGGTTGAGAGTTTCCGGAAGATACATGGAAATGGAATTGCGACGACGATGTGTATTGGAAACCTGCGCAGCGCGACACAGCAGATGTGTGAGTATTTGGGCTCGAAAAGAAAAGAGCATCTCAAAAAAGGGTTTTTATATTACGGAATTATTTTTTGTTTTGTAATTGGGGCAGTTTTGGGGAATATCTGTGTGAAATACTTGTCTGAAAAAGCATTGATAGTCTGTGTGGTGATGTTAGGTATGGCGTTTGTCATGATGTTCATAGATGGAGAAAAGCAATAA